Part of the Bacillus thermozeamaize genome is shown below.
GGGCTGCTTTGACTGGCGGACTGCTGGGTCTGGGAATTGCCTCCGCAGGCGGCGAGAAGCAGAAAAACAAGACCGACAACCGCCAAGACGATAAATCGCTTCTTGCCGACTTTCATGTTGCCGCCCCCTCATATAAAAGATTTTTTATGGCAATGGTCAGCTGTAACGTTTTCTGTACAGCGGTCGCAGCTGTTCAATCGGCGCGTTACTCTCGATCAGATTTCTCATGACTTCTTCTTCTTCAATGATGGATTTAACCGCTTTCAATACTTCCTCAATACGATCAAAGGGGACCACACAAACTCCGGAATCGTCGGCGATGATCAGGTCTCCTGGGTGGACCACCACGTTGTGCAGATTGACCGGGCCGTTCAATTCGATCGCTTCGATTCTGAATTTCCCGGTAATTGGCGTAATCCCGCAGCTCCAAACCGGATAATTGATATTCCGGATGGTGTCCGCATCCCTGACGGCGCCGTTGACGATGCTGCCTGCCAGCCCGCGCGACTTGGCTACAGTGGCCGATTGTCCGCCCATGCTGGAAATATCCAGATTTCCGAACGTATCGATCACCACCACATCGCCCGGTTCCGCAAGATAATAGATATCCCGGGTGGACATGCGGATGAAATCCTTGTCGTAATACCCTTGCGTGGGGGTTTTCCGTTCGGGGATGTTCTTGATGGTCACGGCATGACCAACCACTTTTTGTCCCGTGGCGATGGGTTTGAGGTACGATGCGGGAACGGCGCCTGAAATTCCCAGAGAGTCAAGCACGTCCGAAACTGTGGAAGTTAAATCTCGAAGTGAAAGAAACTGGTTAATCACTTCTTTGGAAACCCGGGAAAATTTGATTTTTTTAATCCTTTCTTTTGGTACAAGTCCCCAGATTCGTCCCGCTTGTTTATACTCTTCATATTCCAAATCCAGTGTGCTGCTCATACGGCATACTCCTTTCGAAGCTGTGATGTCTGTCGGGCTGTCTCAATTTAAACATATTGAAAAATATTATGTAAAATATTAAGTTCTAATATTAATATTGTAAAATGTAATATAAAGGAGGAGAGGGGTATATGAAACTGGAACATCTGAAGTATATTGTGGAGATAAATGACAGCGGTTCCATTTCGACGGCTGCCGAGCGCATGCATGTTTCCCAGCCGGCGGTGAGCCAGTCCGTCAAGCATTTGGAAGACCGGTTAAAGGTGAAGATTTTCAAGCGTTCCCGGAACGGCGCCCAACCGACGGAGGTCGGAAGAAGCATCATTGAAAAAGCGAGGGAAGTGCTGCGGAAGATCGATGAAATTGAAAGCATCGCCCAAGTCC
Proteins encoded:
- a CDS encoding dimethylmenaquinone methyltransferase, with product MSSTLDLEYEEYKQAGRIWGLVPKERIKKIKFSRVSKEVINQFLSLRDLTSTVSDVLDSLGISGAVPASYLKPIATGQKVVGHAVTIKNIPERKTPTQGYYDKDFIRMSTRDIYYLAEPGDVVVIDTFGNLDISSMGGQSATVAKSRGLAGSIVNGAVRDADTIRNINYPVWSCGITPITGKFRIEAIELNGPVNLHNVVVHPGDLIIADDSGVCVVPFDRIEEVLKAVKSIIEEEEVMRNLIESNAPIEQLRPLYRKRYS